The window GCAATTATTACACTTGCCTCATCAAGCAAGGTTCGTCTGGCAAGTAGACGGTGTATACCGGCTACTCCCACGTCATACAGGCGAATTACCTGGCAACCGAGAACTTCCGCTGTGAGCGCAGCCTCTTCGGCAACGGGCACATCAGAGGTGCCGCCTGTGGCAATCAGCAATTTTGACTTTGACTTTTGATAAGGTTGCTGTCTGTAGATGAGTACTCTGGCTGATTCACTGTAAATTACATCATCATGAAGAGAGGCTGTCGCCTCATACATTTCACTGGTTACCCTGGTTGCGAGAACATTTACGCCTTTTGACAAAAGCACTTTTACAATAGCCTCGAACTGTTCAATCGTTTTCCCCTGGCCATAAATCACCTCAGGATAGCCCGTACGTAAATGCCGATGATGATCTATGTTGGCGAACCCAAGATCTTCGTAAGGAAGATGTTTAAGTTCCCCCATAGCGGCATCAATCTCTATAGTGCCGTTCTGAACTTTTTTAAGAATATCCTGAATTGTTTTTTCGTACATATCGTGGGTAATTCCCCTCTTTTTCACCGACAAACCTTTGCCAGATATATCAAACCTGAGAAGTGTAAGGGTGGCGTAATCATACTCGTCAACCAGGAAGCTCGGAAAAAACTTTTCTAACCTGGAACGTCCCGTTACCGGAAAACAAAATCTCCCCAGAGTGTAATCATTATCTTAGGGAAATGGGCTGTTTTTTTCATATATTACCCCGATCCTTGTTGTTGCAAACGAAAAAATCCCGACAGAAGCGATATTCTTCTGCCGGGATTAAAAACTCTAGTGAAATCATTTGAATCAACCGCCGCCAATCGCAGGCATGAACGTTACCCTGTCACCATCAGCTAACTCCTGCTCAAAGGTGCTACTTCGCCTATTCACATATATACCTTCAACTTCATGATCCTTAATTTCAATCAGCGCCAGTAGCGATTGAATATTAGCCGGCTCCTCCAATGAAAGAGTCTTCTCATGAAACCGATTGTTCTGCAGAATGGAAATCAGACAAACGTCAACTTGTATCACAGCTACCTCCTGTGTACCGATAAAGACCCGATTACTTCATAAAACAAGGTAATTGCTTCAATAGTATTGAGCGCATTATGCATTACTCAAAAGGAGCAGCTCAATCTGCATTAAATTGCGACTCTTATTGAGAGGAATTCTTTTACTCATTTGCCCGAAGTAAGAAATAATACAACCGAATACTCCAACTGAACAGAATGACAATATACTCAATTGATCTGCTATATGGCAATAGATTATCGCCAGGATTATTCTATATTTTTATCAATTTAATATCGTGGGAACCGTGTCGTTAAAGGGATTCGAGATGATTTGAAAACAAGAAGAAAATCGGGATAAGTTAAAACACTTTCAGCCGACCCGTCAAGAACAGACGGACCGGCTGAAAGAAGAGAGGTGTAAGCGTAATACTATCTCTACTTATGCAGACTCGTAGAGCTTGGTCATGATGAACTCACGATGACCCAGAGCCTCGGCAGCGGTCAGACGACCGTTTGCGGTGCGAACCATCATGTCGAGAAGCTTGTCGCCGGCCTCGTCCATGTTCATCTCGCGGCGAACAATGCCGGATACGTCCACATCAAAGTGCTCTTCCATGGTTCTGAGGGTACGTGGGTTGGAGCACAGCTTGATTACAGGAATCAGCGGGTTACCAATGATGTTACCCTGACCGGTAGGGAAGAAGTGTACTACGAAACCGGAAGCAGCACAGAGGGTTACCATCTCTGCTGCTGCAGAAGAGGAATCCTGGAACCAGAGACCTGGGCCGGTAGGAGCTTCTGCTTTGTCGAGACAACCAACTACTGGAGCCTTGGTACCGATCTTCTGGATGTTACCGAGCGCCTTCTCCTCGATGGTGGTGAGACCACCCTCGATGTTACCCTTGGTAGGCTGAGAGTCGGACAGATCGGAGGTCTTGTTGTCATCGACCACCTTCTGGTACTTGTCGAA of the Desulfosediminicola ganghwensis genome contains:
- a CDS encoding MoaD/ThiS family protein — encoded protein: MIQVDVCLISILQNNRFHEKTLSLEEPANIQSLLALIEIKDHEVEGIYVNRRSSTFEQELADGDRVTFMPAIGGG
- the larB gene encoding nickel pincer cofactor biosynthesis protein LarB encodes the protein MYEKTIQDILKKVQNGTIEIDAAMGELKHLPYEDLGFANIDHHRHLRTGYPEVIYGQGKTIEQFEAIVKVLLSKGVNVLATRVTSEMYEATASLHDDVIYSESARVLIYRQQPYQKSKSKLLIATGGTSDVPVAEEAALTAEVLGCQVIRLYDVGVAGIHRLLARRTLLDEASVIIAVAGMEGALPSVVGGLVDCPVIAVPTSIGYGAHFDGLASLLAMLNSCASGIGVVNIDNGFGAGYLASSIIRQIERGEKKSSSIPDESSCMGAHRSTGGCRG